A genomic stretch from Numida meleagris isolate 19003 breed g44 Domestic line chromosome 2, NumMel1.0, whole genome shotgun sequence includes:
- the LOC110393500 gene encoding uncharacterized protein LOC110393500 — MTTRRGLSVRSGDETPVLPSHFLSAPTGLGRRAAGRWRGAPGARWAPGCGGAAGGGQGRGPGLSAARPAPPRPSGAGPGSAAARSLPPSGRAVTCRRPRTEPGGASQPQLRAAAAQRPGPAASRGAGAGPGRACVSMAIASRPGGTVAILRGALAPPCPAPPPPSSSSSGRVRLAPADQGELCPAELGRERALPGPGPRPLWRRAWALGCGPVPVAARCSRMGGCLFRSTVKASLPTKVSAVKRIHVEYAANADVEKSRETLVSEVAWESATGQQVGLVQTLWEITNRWSTQEESATRGKAPTIWSHALERKERRGNEA, encoded by the coding sequence ATGACAACACGTCGGGGCCTGTCTGTGCGGAGCGGGGACGAGACGCCAGTCCTACCCAGCCACTTCCTCTCCGCTCCCACGGGGCTGGGCCGGAGGGCTGCGGGAAGATGGCGGGGGGCACCTGGCGCCAGGTGGGCGCCGGGCtgcggcggcgcggcggggggagggcaggggagggggCCCGGCCTgagcgccgcccgccccgccccgccccgcccctccgGCGCTGGCCCGGGGAGCGCCGCCGCCCGGTCCCTCCCGCCCTCCGGCCGTGCTGTTACCTGCCGCCGCCCGCGGACGGAGCCCGGGGGAGCGTCCCAGCCGCAGCTGCGGGCCGCCGCCGCGCAGCGCCCAGGCCCCGCCGCCAGCCGGGGGGCAGGGGCGGGCCCGGGGCGGGCCTGTGTTTCCATGGCGATCGCCTCCCGGCCCGGCGGAACTGTGGCGATACTACGGGGCGCCCTCGCCCCGCCCTGCCCGGCGCCACCgcccccttcctcttcctcgTCCGGGAGGGTCCGCTTGGCGCCGGCCGACCAAGGGGAGCTTTGTCCCGCTGAGCTCGGCCGCGAGCGGGCGCTGCCGGGTCCGGGGCCGCGACCTCTGTGGCGGCGGGCGTGGGCGCTGGGGTGCGGGCCTGTTCCTGTGGCAGCGCGGTGCAGCCGCATGGGCGGCTGCTTGTTCCGTTCCACTGTTAAGGCTTCTCTGCCCACAAAAGTTTCTGCAGTGAAGAGGATCCATGTTGAGTATGCTGCAAATGCAGATGTGGAAAAAAGCCGTGAAACGCTGGTCTCCGAAGTGGCTTGGGAAAGCGCTACAGGTCAGCAAGTGGGTCTAGTACAGACACTCTGGGAGATCACAAATCGATGGTCAACCCAG
- the LOC110394814 gene encoding E3 ubiquitin-protein ligase RNF138-like isoform X5 gives MAEEAAAARFSEEDFYCPICQEVFKTPVRTMNCQHVFCRKCFLTAMRESGTHCPLCRGIVTKKERSYPKRALDVENSMKKASGGCRCCEKQVRFSWMRQHYKTCKKYQDEYGVPSVIPKLQISQDSTGNSSRNDAVSTNGEMANNQMRQGNTSGHPTFKCPLCQEANFTRQRLLDHCNNRHLYQIVPVICPICVSLPWADSNQVTRNLVSHLNLRHQFDYGEFVNYQLDEEAQYRNAVQESCHVNF, from the exons ATGGCTGAGGAAGCCGCCGCCGCGCGCTTCAGCGAGGAGGATTTTTACTGTCCCATCTGccaggaggtgttcaaaacGCCCGTGAGGACTATGAACTGCCAGCACGT attttgCAGGAAGTGCTTCTTGACAGCTATGCGGGAAAGTGGAACACATTGTCCTCTCTGCCGAGGGATTGTGactaaaaaagaaagatcataTCCCAAAAGGGCTCTAGATGTCGAAAACAGTATGAAGAAAGCTTCTGGGGGCTGTAGATGCTGTGAGAAGCAG GTTAGGTTTTCATGGATGAGACAGCATTATAAAACGTGTAAGAAGTATCAGGATGAATACGGTGTTCCTTCTGTTATTCCAAAATTACAGATTTCCCAAGATTCAACAGGGAACAG TAGCAGGAATGATGCAGTATCAACAAATGGAGAGATGGCTAATAATCAAATGCGTCAAGGAAATACAAG TGGACATCCAACTTTCAAATGCCCCCTGTGTCAGGAAGCCAATTTTACCAGACAGCGCTTGCTGGATCACTGTAATAATAGGCATCTTTATCAGATAGTTCCTGTA ATCTGTCCTATTTGTGTATCTCTCCCTTGGGCAGATTCTAACCAGGTTACCAGAAATCTTGTTAGTCATCTAAATCTGAGACACCAGTTTGACTATGGGGAATTTGTG aaTTATCAGCTTGATGAAGAAGCCCAATACCGAAATGCAGTTCAAGAATCCTGTCATGTGAACTTTTAA